A stretch of the Myxococcus guangdongensis genome encodes the following:
- a CDS encoding HlyD family efflux transporter periplasmic adaptor subunit yields the protein MQRKASIFRREAMEHHREGPKGRGDVLRIAPTWVHRAYWVLMAALASLLVFGVLGRVDEYASGPALVRVTELTPLVSPTSGVVAHVRVQPGQKVLAGQPLVGLVHAPASTEQSVSQRELTAPFEGVVRDVDARPGQQLAPGQRVLSLTAREASMTLNVFLPGRFQPLLRPGMALRAELEGFERSYQDLVIVSVGDQLIAPGELKRYLGAELEGRQGTAEAVVLVTARLPGPTFESQGLSFGYVDGMPARAQVRVRSERLLMQLLPGLRGRL from the coding sequence GTGCAGCGCAAGGCATCCATCTTCAGACGCGAGGCGATGGAGCACCATCGGGAGGGCCCGAAGGGGCGCGGCGACGTGCTGCGCATCGCGCCGACGTGGGTGCACCGCGCGTACTGGGTCCTGATGGCGGCGCTGGCGTCGCTCCTGGTGTTCGGTGTGCTGGGCCGCGTGGATGAGTATGCCTCCGGGCCCGCGCTGGTCCGGGTGACGGAGCTGACGCCCCTGGTGAGCCCCACGTCGGGCGTGGTGGCGCACGTGCGCGTGCAGCCCGGGCAGAAGGTCCTCGCGGGCCAGCCCCTGGTCGGCCTGGTGCACGCGCCCGCCTCAACCGAGCAGTCCGTGTCCCAGCGGGAGCTGACCGCGCCCTTCGAGGGCGTGGTGAGGGACGTGGACGCGCGGCCGGGGCAGCAGCTCGCGCCGGGGCAGCGGGTGCTCTCCCTGACGGCGCGGGAGGCGTCGATGACGCTCAACGTCTTCCTGCCGGGCCGGTTCCAGCCGCTCTTGCGGCCGGGGATGGCGCTGCGCGCCGAGCTCGAGGGCTTCGAGCGCTCCTATCAGGACCTGGTCATCGTCTCCGTGGGGGACCAGCTCATCGCCCCCGGCGAGCTCAAGCGCTACCTGGGCGCGGAGCTGGAGGGGCGGCAGGGGACGGCGGAGGCGGTGGTCCTGGTGACGGCGCGCCTGCCGGGGCCCACCTTCGAGAGCCAGGGGTTGTCCTTCGGCTATGTCGACGGGATGCCCGCGCGCGCGCAGGTTCGCGTGCGCTCCGAGCGTCTCTTGATGCAACTGCTGCCCGGCTTGAGAGGACGGTTGTAG
- a CDS encoding peptidase domain-containing ABC transporter: MSTQKKPGLLERFPAFRRVRTGPLRRRIPEVRQMTVADCGAACLAMVLGYHGRAMSLEEVRTATGVARDGTSARALLDSARRLGLRGRGVSIDLDRLPFLPPGTILHWRFSHYVVLERQVPGGVAIVDPEQGRRVVTMEQFSQCFTGVALLLEPADDFTPGSTRRGTWRYLWPLLRESGTLSRIVVLSGSLQLFALGLPLLTGMVVDRVVPRADYGLLGVLAALMGTLLLFQFLASLVRSQLLLELHSRIDSAVTLGFLEHLVSLAYPFFQLRPVGDLVMRLNIQTRVRDILSSAAVSGLLDGSLVLLNLGVLLVADVRLGVLVVGLGLAQLVVLLAGRRWMKSLMSRYLELDAKNQDYQIGMLSGMQTLKAFGVEQDAVQHYSGFYVDLLNVALERGRLGAWLDSLNASLRMASPLVVLCVGAYQVMEGHLSLGGMLSLSALSVTLLASLSALVATGGQLQYLGSYLERINDVMDTPPERDRQSLGASRKLEGNIELKAVSFRYHPTSPLVVQDVSLRIDKGQLVAIVGRSGSGKSTLANLMLGLYLPTEGQVAYDDMDLARLDLHDVRRQMGIVLQDLSLLGSTLRDIIAVGNPEVSLERVTEAARLAQIHDDIMAMPMQYDTPVADRGQSLSGGQRQRLALARALVRQPSVLLLDEATSALDAVTEQQVQQAIATLDCTRIVIAHRLSTVRRADVIFVMDEGRVVERGTHEELLAGHGVYEQLVRAQMERPQALAG, from the coding sequence ATGTCGACGCAGAAGAAGCCAGGGCTGCTGGAGCGCTTTCCCGCCTTCCGGCGCGTCCGCACGGGCCCCTTGCGCCGGCGCATCCCGGAGGTGCGCCAGATGACCGTGGCCGACTGCGGCGCGGCGTGTCTGGCCATGGTGCTGGGCTACCACGGGCGGGCGATGAGCCTGGAGGAGGTCCGCACGGCGACGGGCGTGGCGCGCGACGGCACCAGCGCCCGGGCCCTCCTCGACTCGGCGCGCCGGTTGGGGTTGCGCGGACGCGGCGTCTCCATCGACCTGGACCGGCTGCCCTTCCTGCCGCCGGGCACCATCCTGCACTGGCGCTTCTCGCACTACGTCGTGCTGGAGCGGCAGGTGCCCGGCGGCGTGGCCATCGTCGACCCGGAGCAGGGCCGCCGGGTCGTGACGATGGAGCAGTTCAGCCAGTGCTTCACCGGCGTGGCGCTGCTGCTCGAGCCCGCCGACGACTTCACGCCCGGCTCGACGCGGCGCGGGACGTGGCGCTACCTCTGGCCGCTCCTGCGCGAGTCGGGGACGCTCAGCCGCATCGTCGTGCTGTCGGGCTCGCTGCAGCTGTTCGCCCTGGGGCTGCCCCTGTTGACGGGGATGGTGGTGGACCGGGTGGTGCCCCGGGCGGACTACGGGCTGCTCGGGGTGCTCGCGGCGTTGATGGGCACGCTGCTGCTGTTCCAGTTCCTCGCGTCCCTGGTGCGCTCCCAGCTGCTGCTGGAGCTGCACTCGCGCATCGACTCGGCCGTGACGCTCGGGTTCCTCGAGCACCTGGTCAGCCTGGCCTACCCCTTCTTCCAGCTGCGCCCGGTGGGCGACCTGGTGATGCGGCTCAACATCCAGACGCGGGTGCGCGACATCCTCTCCAGCGCCGCGGTGTCGGGCCTGCTGGACGGCTCGCTGGTCCTGCTCAACCTGGGCGTGCTGCTGGTGGCGGACGTCCGGCTGGGCGTGCTGGTCGTCGGCCTGGGCCTGGCGCAGCTGGTGGTCCTGCTGGCGGGGCGCCGCTGGATGAAGAGCCTGATGTCGCGCTACCTGGAGCTGGATGCGAAGAACCAGGACTACCAGATTGGGATGCTGTCGGGGATGCAGACGCTCAAGGCGTTCGGCGTCGAGCAGGACGCCGTGCAGCACTACTCCGGCTTCTACGTGGACCTGCTCAACGTCGCGCTCGAGCGGGGGCGGCTGGGCGCCTGGCTGGACTCGTTGAACGCCTCCTTGCGGATGGCCTCGCCGCTGGTCGTGCTCTGTGTCGGCGCCTACCAGGTGATGGAGGGCCACCTGTCCCTGGGCGGGATGCTCAGCCTGAGCGCGCTGTCGGTGACGCTGCTGGCGTCGCTCTCGGCGCTCGTCGCCACGGGCGGACAGCTGCAGTACCTGGGCAGCTACCTGGAGCGCATCAACGACGTGATGGACACCCCGCCCGAGCGCGACCGGCAGAGCCTGGGCGCGAGCCGGAAGCTCGAGGGGAACATCGAGCTGAAGGCGGTGTCCTTCCGCTACCACCCCACGTCCCCGCTGGTGGTGCAGGACGTCTCGCTGCGCATCGACAAGGGGCAGCTCGTCGCCATCGTCGGGCGCTCCGGCTCCGGCAAGAGCACCCTGGCCAACCTCATGCTGGGGCTCTACCTGCCCACCGAGGGACAGGTCGCCTACGACGACATGGACCTGGCGCGGCTGGACCTGCATGACGTCCGGCGGCAGATGGGCATCGTGCTGCAGGACCTGTCGCTGCTGGGCAGCACGCTGCGCGACATCATCGCGGTGGGCAACCCGGAGGTGTCCCTGGAGCGCGTCACGGAGGCCGCGCGCCTGGCGCAGATTCACGACGACATCATGGCCATGCCCATGCAGTACGACACGCCGGTGGCGGACCGGGGGCAGTCACTGTCGGGCGGGCAGCGTCAGCGCCTGGCGCTGGCCCGGGCCCTGGTGCGTCAGCCCTCGGTGCTGCTGCTCGACGAGGCGACGAGCGCGCTGGACGCGGTGACGGAGCAGCAGGTCCAGCAGGCCATCGCCACGCTGGACTGCACGCGCATCGTCATCGCCCACCGGCTGAGCACGGTGCGCCGCGCGGACGTCATCTTCGTGATGGACGAGGGGCGCGTGGTGGAGCGTGGGACCCACGAGGAGCTGCTCGCGGGGCACGGCGTCTACGAGCAGCTGGTCCGGGCCCAGATGGAGCGCCCCCAGGCGCTGGCCGGCTGA